One window of Pocillopora verrucosa isolate sample1 chromosome 9, ASM3666991v2, whole genome shotgun sequence genomic DNA carries:
- the LOC131798375 gene encoding uncharacterized protein, with amino-acid sequence MSFGHSSLVRRPSSSLKEKLMVRIESHRDSMDILKKVLRINKTQGKTVQEVIAFAEERDGELFLDTWRFIFVRLSLRKDFEKLVDADHWPLTNPIKTLEGPLQDQHTRKAYDNTHERSLQENSPYRNKPEEPLSNKLKETRLNNLKVSRLETQKTRSSSKNWPDWSLPPPSEDNLSQETWKETTMEMRDDEAGEKDVSSDGQNLQEFLNGDSSLSSPAPLPSQLEQFAAPGTSVTEKEEGRSLTWQIDSDHENCSLQLEDQNGQNLQENRRMSRAPLLSLPAHVVRETMASHCQQASAPDNHSGSASQIDTIPSLYLDDSRTLSTGTRPVTPEGANKPVGSITVHQLHLWDSSLQNENQDTGFFSEEGNSHPQMTSLSTAPVDTPTSGHEGVQYQISASSLSILEGGKTKHQIQSMSSLSNEQLDHFEIVLARPNTPEGAQPDRNSPSLVTGRHINRPNQTDPVEVDVVLENGQGIDGAVEHYDAIENNGLLEETKQKLESSEKSVVYLTEDQNGQNLQENRRMSRAPLLSLPAHVVRETMASHCQQASAPDNHSGSASQIDTIPSLYLDDSRTLSTGTRPVTPEGANKPVGSITVHQLHLWDSSLQNENQDTGFFSEEGNSHPQMTSLSTAPVDTPTSGHEGVQYQISASSLSILEGGKTKHQIQSMSSLSNEQLDHFEIVLARPNTPEGAQPDRNSPSLVTGRHINRPNQTDPVEVDVVLENGQGIDGAVEHYDAIENNGLLEETKQKLESSEKSVVYLTEDQNGQNLQENRRMSRAPLLSLPAHVVRETMASHCQQASAPDNHSGSASQIDTIPSLYLDDSRTLSTGTRPVTPEGANKPVGSITVHQLHLWDSSLQNENQDTGFFSEEGNSHPQMTSLSTAPVDTPTSGHEGVQYQISASSLSILEGGKTKHQIQSMSSLSNEQLDHFEIVLARPNTPEGAQPDRNSPSLVTGRHINRPNQTDPVEVDVVLENGQGIDGAVEHYDAIENNGLLEETKQKLESSEKSVVYLTEKLREKESCCQTLRADLFQSRQTLKESRQQCANLKVFSDHLQEENQELRRSLEEQQHLSYRILEDNRRFGLLQARQAGDVAFEGSSAAVGEGNASDCSEVEPEADEQPGPFPYHQESDSEDSSDDEFFDALDQTYIVNECGKSLLNLPYLCDHISNIIIIIISAIVTYYLIYMMFINSR; translated from the exons ATGTCTTTTG GGCATTCATCACTGGTCAGAAGGCCATCCAGTTCCCTAAAGGAAAAGTTAATGGTTCGGATAGAATCACATAGAGACTCTATGGATATCCTTAAAAAAGTGCTCAGAATCAATAAAACCCAAGGCAAGACAGTTCAAGAGGTTATTGCCTTTGCTGAAGAAAGAGATGGAGAACTGTTTCTTGATACTTGGAGGTTTATCTTTGTACGTCTCTCATTGAGGAAAGATTTTGAGAAACTTGTGGATGCTGATCACTGGCCACTCACAAATCCTATTAAAACATTAGAAGGTCCTCTTCAAGACCAGCATACAAGGAAGGCTTATGATAACACCCATGAGAGAAGTCTGCAGGAGAATTCACCATACAGGAACAAGCCTGAAGAGcctctttcaaacaaattgaaGGAGACAAGGCTTAATAATCTAAAAG TGTCGAGATTGGAGACCCAGAAGACAAGGTCTTCATCCAAGAATTGGCCAGATTGGAGTTTACCACCACCTTCAGAAGATAACCTGAGTCAGGAAACTTGGAAAGAAACCACCATGGAAATGAGAGATGATGAAGCTGGAGAAAAAGATGTTTCTTCAGATGGGCAGAACTTACAGGAATTTTTGAATGGTGACTCTTCTTTGTCATCACCTGCACCTTTACCAAGCCAGTTGGAGCAATTTGCTGCACCTGGCACAAGTGTTACAGAGAAAGAGGAAGGAAGGAGTTTAACATGGCAGATTGACTCAGATCATG AAAATTGCTCCTTACAGCTTGAGGATCAGAATGGACAGAACTTGCAGGAAAACAGAAGAATGTCTAGGGCCCCTCTTTTATCATTGCCAGCACATGTTGTGCGTGAAACCATGGCAAGCCATTGCCAGCAGGCATCAGCACCAGACAACCACAGTGGTTCAGCATCCCAGATTGACACCATTCCTAGTTTATATTTAGATGACTCAAGGACCTTAAGCACTGGAACAAGGCCAGTGACCCCTGAAGGAGCAAATAAGCCTGTGGGCAGTATTACAGTTCATCAATTACATCTTTGGGATTCCTCactacaaaatgaaaatcaagatACTGGGTTCTTCTCAGAAGAAGGTAACTCCCACCCCCAGATGACATCATTATCCACTGCTCCAGTGGACACACCTACCTCAGGGCATGAAGGTGTCCAGTACCAAATCAGTGCATCCAGTCTAAGTATACTTGAAGGTGGAAAAACTAAACATCAGATTCAGTCAATGTCAAGCCTCTCCAACGAGCAGCTTGATCACTTTGAAATAGTACTAGCCAGACCCAACACTCCTGAAGGAGCACAGCCTGATAGAAACTCCCCCTCACTAGTGACTGGACGTCATATCAACAGGCCAAACCAGACTGACCCAGTGGAAGTGGATGTTGTCCTAGAAAATGGTCAAGGAATTGATGGAGCTGTAGAGCATTATGATGCCATAGAAAATAATGGTCTCCTGGAAGAAACGAAACAG aaattagaATCCTCAGAGAAAAGTGTCGTGTATTTAACAGAG GATCAGAATGGACAGAACTTGCAGGAAAACAGAAGAATGTCTAGGGCCCCTCTTTTATCATTGCCAGCACATGTTGTGCGTGAAACCATGGCAAGCCATTGCCAGCAGGCATCAGCACCAGACAACCACAGTGGTTCAGCATCCCAGATTGACACCATTCCTAGTTTATATTTAGATGACTCAAGGACCTTAAGCACTGGAACAAGGCCAGTGACCCCTGAAGGAGCAAATAAGCCTGTGGGCAGTATTACAGTTCATCAATTACATCTTTGGGATTCCTCactacaaaatgaaaatcaagatACTGGGTTCTTCTCAGAAGAAGGTAACTCCCACCCCCAGATGACATCATTATCCACTGCTCCAGTGGACACACCTACCTCAGGGCATGAAGGTGTCCAGTACCAAATCAGTGCATCCAGTCTAAGTATACTTGAAGGTGGAAAAACTAAACATCAGATTCAGTCAATGTCAAGCCTCTCCAACGAGCAGCTTGATCACTTTGAAATAGTACTAGCCAGACCCAACACTCCTGAAGGAGCACAGCCTGATAGAAACTCCCCCTCACTAGTGACTGGACGTCATATCAACAGGCCAAACCAGACTGACCCAGTGGAAGTGGATGTTGTCCTAGAAAATGGTCAAGGAATTGATGGAGCTGTAGAGCATTATGATGCCATAGAAAATAATGGTCTCCTGGAAGAAACGAAACAG aaattagaATCCTCAGAGAAAAGTGTCGTGTATTTAACAGAG GATCAGAATGGACAGAACTTGCAGGAAAACAGAAGAATGTCTAGGGCCCCTCTTTTATCATTGCCAGCACATGTTGTGCGTGAAACCATGGCAAGCCATTGCCAGCAGGCATCAGCACCAGACAACCACAGTGGTTCAGCATCCCAGATTGACACCATTCCCAGTTTATATTTAGATGACTCAAGGACCTTAAGCACTGGAACAAGGCCAGTGACCCCTGAAGGAGCAAATAAGCCTGTGGGCAGTATTACAGTTCATCAATTACATCTTTGGGATTCCTCactacaaaatgaaaatcaagatACTGGGTTCTTCTCAGAAGAAGGTAACTCCCACCCCCAGATGACATCATTATCCACTGCTCCAGTGGACACACCTACCTCAGGGCATGAAGGTGTCCAGTACCAAATCAGTGCATCCAGTCTAAGTATACTTGAAGGTGGAAAAACTAAACATCAGATTCAGTCAATGTCAAGCCTCTCCAACGAGCAGCTTGATCACTTTGAAATAGTACTAGCCAGACCCAACACTCCTGAAGGAGCACAGCCTGATAGAAACTCCCCCTCACTAGTGACTGGACGTCATATCAACAGGCCAAACCAGACTGACCCAGTGGAAGTGGATGTTGTCCTAGAAAATGGTCAAGGAATTGATGGAGCTGTAGAGCATTATGATGCCATAGAAAATAATGGTCTCCTGGAAGAAACGAAACAG aaattagaATCCTCAGAGAAAAGTGTCGTGTATTTAACAGAG aaattaagagaaaaagagTCATGTTGCCAAACTCTCAGGGCAGATCTGTTCCAGTCAAGGCAAACTTTGAAG GAATCCAGGCAGCAGTGTGCCAATTTAAAGGTTTTCAGTGATCATTTGCAGGAAGAAAATCAAGAG ctgAGGAGAAGTTTGGAGGAACAGCAGCATTTGTCATATAGGATACTTGAG GACAATCGCAGGTTTGGGTTATTACAGGCTAGGCAAGCAGGTGATGTTGCTTTTGAAGGAAGCAGTGCAGCTGTAGGAGAGGGCAATGCATCAGATTGTAGC GAGGTTGAACCAGAAGCTGATGAGCAGCCAGGTCCATTTCCTTATCACCAAGAGTCAG